One stretch of Juglans microcarpa x Juglans regia isolate MS1-56 chromosome 3D, Jm3101_v1.0, whole genome shotgun sequence DNA includes these proteins:
- the LOC121254878 gene encoding protein NRT1/ PTR FAMILY 8.3 — translation MGSLEDERSLLEDGLVQNERSSQYTGDGSVDFHGKPVLKQNTGNWRACPFILGTEGCERLAYYGIATNLVTYLTNKLHEGNVSAARNVTTWQGTCYLTPLIGAVIADAYWGRYWTIAAFSTIYFIGMCTLTLSASVPALMPVECVGSVCPSATPAQYAVFFFGLYLIALGTGGIKPCVSSFGADQFDDTDPRERVKKGSFFNWFYFSINIGALISSSFLVWIQDNAGWGLGFGIPALFMGIAIASFFSGTPLYRFQKPGGSPITRMCQVFVASFRKRNIEVPKESSRLYETQDKYSAIEGSRKLEHTEELKCLDKAAVPSDAEIRRGDFSNPWILCTVTQVEELKILIRMFPIWATGIVFSAVYAQMSTMFVEQGMVMDTTLGSFTIPPASLSSFDVISVIFWVPIYDRVIVPIARKFTGKERGFSELQRMGIGLFLSVLCMSAAALVEIRRLQIANELGLVDEGVAVPLSIFWQIPQYFLLGAAEVFTFIGQLEFFYDQSPDAMRSLCSAFSLLTTSLGNYLSSLILTLVTYFTTKGGSVGWIPDNLNEGHLDYFFWLLAGLSFLNMLVYIVCASKYKQKKAS, via the exons ATGGGTTCGTTGGAAGATGAGAGATCGCTCTTGGAAGATGGTCTTGTACag AATGAACGCAGCAGCCAATATACAGGGGATGGCTCAGTCGACTTTCACGGGAAGCCTGTCCTTAAGCAGAATACTGGAAATTGGAGAGCTTGCCCGTTCATTCTAG GTACTGAAGGTTGTGAACGTCTCGCCTACTATGGGATTGCCACTAATCTCGTTACTTATCTTACCAACAAACTACATGAAGGAAATGTCTCTGCTGCAAGAAATGTTACCACGTGGCAAGGGACTTGTTATCTTACACCCCTCATTGGAGCTGTCATAGCAGATGCTTACTGGGGAAGATATTGGACAATTGCAGCTTTCTCCACTATTTATTTCATT GGAATGTGTACATTGACACTTTCAGCATCTGTTCCTGCACTGATGCCTGTGGAATGTGTGGGGTCTGTATGCCCATCAGCTACTCCAGCTCAGTACGCAGTCTTCTTCTTCGGCCTCTATTTGATTGCTTTGGGGACTGGCGGGATCAAACCTTGTGTTTCATCTTTTGGTGCTGATCAATTTGATGATACTGATCCAAGAGAGAGGGTAAAGAAGGGATCCTTCTTTAACTGgttctatttttctattaacattGGTGCACTAATATCTAGTAGTTTTTTAGTTTGGATTCAAGACAATGCTGGGTGGGGTCTAGGATTTGGCATCCCAGCATTGTTTATGGGCATTGCTATTGCAAGTTTCTTTTCAGGCACTCCTCTTTATAGATTCCAGAAACCTGGGGGAAGTCCTATTACAAGAATGTGCCAGGTTTTTGTTGCATCATTCCGTAAGAGGAATATAGAGGTCCCCAAAGAGAGTAGTCGTTTGTATGAAACACAAGACAAATACTCTGCCATTGAAGGAAGTCGGAAACTGGAGCATACTGAAGAATTGAA GTGCCTTGATAAAGCTGCTGTACCGTCAGATGCAGAGATCAGAAGAGGGGACTTCTCTAATCCATGGATACTTTGCACTGTTACACAGGtggaagaattgaagatttTGATCCGCATGTTTCCCATCTGGGCGACTGGAATAGTCTTTTCTGCTGTTTATGCCCAAATGTCTACAATGTTTGTGGAACAAGGGATGGTGATGGACACGACTCTTGGTTCTTTCACAATTCCTCCAGCCTCACTCTCAAGCTTCGATGTCATCAGTGTCATTTTCTGGGTTCCCATATATGATAGAGTAATTGTCCCGATTGCAAGGAAATTTACTGGCAAGGAGAGGGGCTTCTCAGAGTTACAGCGGATGGGAATTGGTCTTTTTCTTTCTGTCCTATGCATGTCAGCTGCTGCATTGGTAGAGATCAGGAGGTTGCAAATTGCAAATGAACTAGGATTGGTTGACGAAGGTGTTGCTGTACCACTCAGCATCTTTTGGCAAATACCGCAATATTTCTTGTTGGGTGCTGCGGAAGTATTTACATTTATAGGGCAGCTTGAGTTCTTCTACGACCAATCTCCTGATGCCATGCGGAGCTTATGCAGCGCATTCTCTCTTTTGACAACTTCATTGGGGAACTATCTGAGTTCTTTGATTCTGACACTAGTAACTTACTTCACAACAAAGGGCGGGAGCGTCGGATGGATCCCGGATAATTTGAACGAGGGTCACCTTGATTATTTCTTCTGGCTTTTAGCCGGTCTCAGCTTCTTAAATATGTTGGTATACATTGTTTGTGCCAGTAAGTACAAACAAAAGAAGGCTTCTTAA